The Desulfovibrio desulfuricans DSM 642 genome includes a window with the following:
- a CDS encoding putative bifunctional diguanylate cyclase/phosphodiesterase, whose product MKTLRLRLSPLMLLLCCLFASLMPAQAAADSTTAQDASSAAVSTSPFNDQAGLPVYPPEEEHSLAARMDQCIDCAVRKHPFQVIGGLIAFFLGVIIFLFYCLGSKCSRICRMEAQMNKDELTGLPNMEKFKVLCDSLITTQVTSDYMLLSGDICQFKTINDQFGFGMGDRLLQAYAAVLQRNILPEECCARISSDLFVLLLRFDTWEQLSGRVREMDRELDEWRRSQALPYTVRTVYGAYRVPREQERDVQLMLDLANYARLEAKRSSGMPMVLYNEHMRQEALLSHELNGKLEDALTNGEMQVWYQAKVNMRTGAITGSEALVRWDHPSRGMLLPGSFIPMFERNGLVTSIDFFVFEQACRNLRSWKTRNLPLHSVSCNFSRLHFDRPHFTQRLADIADRYSVPHHLLEVEITESAIMNNPEAVWLQIVQLKEMGFKTAIDDFGAGYSSLGIVQMLDADCLKIDRSFIQRDLPGQRAQIVLGNIIRLASDLGMNVISEGVETAEQSAIIMKLGCYTAQGFFYAKPEPSHEFEARLAMQGL is encoded by the coding sequence ATGAAGACACTTCGCCTCCGCCTTTCCCCGCTGATGCTCCTGCTCTGCTGCCTTTTTGCGAGCCTGATGCCAGCGCAGGCAGCCGCAGATTCCACAACCGCGCAGGATGCATCCTCCGCAGCCGTATCAACCTCTCCATTCAACGATCAGGCAGGCTTGCCGGTGTACCCGCCGGAAGAAGAGCACTCCCTTGCAGCCCGTATGGACCAGTGCATAGACTGCGCCGTTCGGAAGCATCCTTTCCAGGTTATTGGCGGCCTCATTGCCTTTTTCCTGGGCGTCATCATCTTTCTGTTCTACTGCCTGGGTTCCAAGTGCAGCCGCATCTGCCGTATGGAAGCCCAGATGAACAAGGATGAACTGACCGGCCTGCCCAACATGGAAAAATTCAAGGTGCTGTGCGACAGCCTCATAACCACCCAGGTCACCTCTGACTACATGCTGCTTTCCGGTGATATCTGCCAGTTCAAGACAATCAACGACCAGTTCGGATTTGGTATGGGCGACAGGCTGTTACAGGCCTACGCGGCGGTTTTGCAACGTAACATCCTTCCAGAAGAGTGCTGTGCCAGAATATCCTCTGACCTCTTTGTTCTGCTCTTGCGGTTTGATACATGGGAGCAGCTTTCGGGCAGGGTCCGCGAAATGGACAGGGAACTGGACGAATGGCGGCGTAGTCAGGCGCTGCCCTACACAGTGCGCACCGTCTACGGAGCCTACCGCGTACCCAGGGAGCAGGAAAGGGACGTGCAGCTTATGCTGGATCTGGCCAACTATGCGCGGCTGGAAGCCAAACGTTCGTCCGGCATGCCCATGGTGCTCTACAACGAGCATATGCGGCAGGAAGCTTTGCTGAGCCATGAACTGAACGGCAAGCTGGAGGACGCCCTGACCAACGGTGAAATGCAGGTGTGGTATCAGGCCAAGGTGAACATGCGCACAGGAGCAATTACTGGCAGCGAGGCGCTGGTGCGGTGGGATCATCCCTCACGGGGAATGCTGCTGCCGGGCAGTTTTATCCCCATGTTTGAACGCAACGGCCTTGTGACGTCCATTGATTTTTTTGTATTTGAGCAGGCCTGCCGCAACCTGCGCAGCTGGAAGACGCGCAACCTTCCGCTGCATTCTGTTTCATGCAATTTTTCGCGGCTGCATTTTGACCGTCCCCACTTTACCCAGCGGCTTGCGGATATTGCCGACCGCTATTCCGTGCCGCACCACCTGCTGGAAGTGGAAATCACCGAAAGCGCCATCATGAACAACCCTGAAGCTGTCTGGCTACAGATCGTTCAACTGAAGGAAATGGGCTTTAAAACGGCCATTGACGATTTTGGCGCAGGCTATTCGTCCCTGGGTATTGTGCAGATGCTTGACGCGGACTGCCTCAAGATTGATCGCAGCTTCATCCAGCGCGACCTGCCGGGGCAACGGGCGCAGATAGTGCTTGGCAATATCATTCGCCTGGCTTCGGATCTTGGCATGAATGTCATCAGCGAAGGGGTGGAAACAGCAGAACAGTCTGCCATCATCATGAAGCTGGGCTGCTACACGGCGCAGGGCTTTTTTTACGCCAAACCTGAGCCTTCGCACGAATTTGAAGCAAGGCTCGCCATGCAGGGGTTGTAA
- a CDS encoding glycosyltransferase → MRILFLNSVFPGRFRSLAQAFGASQNNTVLFLAETGQKLAIPGVRRLRLAPPAPYESDDPAEKEIVTRLRRGARAGNALLSLRRNGFVPDIICAAASMGGSFYVRDIFPKAFYVAQGDWFYNNGESHCFFTRGNPRPPADFAPLRVSNLWEYNALGECQLAVTSSLWQRAQYPPALQRDIKVVPSGINTRFFLPGEEKKDGDATGDGVADSWGCASNELVTFCGPMHDPARGFDQFRKCLPRLLELRPNCLVVLAWLDIAQTGRKQNGGADTPAECSETGKAMRRAVDILGIDQSFRARVHLLGARSLKEYRTMLQHSTAHVYLAAPHVFSTGLLEAMACGSLVVASDTPPVREVVQDGVNGFLCDFWDHENMAQKLADVLARAPQLGHVRRNARQTVLRSYDADVQTRRFMDLISASMKTRAEG, encoded by the coding sequence ATGCGCATTCTTTTTCTGAATTCTGTTTTTCCTGGTCGCTTTCGTTCTCTTGCCCAGGCCTTTGGCGCATCCCAGAACAATACCGTGCTGTTTCTTGCAGAAACCGGGCAAAAACTTGCTATTCCCGGTGTGCGGCGGCTGCGTCTGGCGCCGCCTGCACCCTATGAAAGCGATGACCCGGCAGAAAAGGAAATCGTAACGCGCCTGCGGCGTGGCGCGCGGGCGGGCAATGCCCTGCTGTCGCTGCGGAGAAACGGTTTTGTCCCAGATATTATCTGCGCTGCGGCAAGCATGGGCGGCAGCTTTTACGTGCGCGACATCTTCCCCAAGGCTTTTTATGTGGCTCAGGGCGACTGGTTTTACAACAACGGCGAGAGCCACTGCTTTTTTACGCGTGGCAACCCTCGCCCCCCGGCGGATTTTGCCCCCCTGCGGGTTTCCAATCTGTGGGAATACAACGCGCTGGGCGAATGCCAGCTTGCCGTTACCTCCTCCCTCTGGCAGCGCGCCCAGTATCCCCCCGCGTTGCAACGCGACATAAAGGTTGTGCCCAGCGGCATCAACACTCGCTTTTTTTTGCCCGGCGAGGAAAAAAAGGATGGCGATGCCACCGGCGATGGCGTTGCTGATTCCTGGGGATGCGCAAGCAATGAGCTGGTGACCTTTTGCGGCCCCATGCACGATCCCGCGCGCGGCTTTGACCAGTTTCGCAAGTGCCTGCCGCGTCTGCTTGAATTGCGCCCAAACTGTCTGGTGGTGCTGGCCTGGCTTGATATTGCCCAGACCGGGCGCAAGCAGAATGGCGGCGCAGATACGCCAGCCGAATGCTCCGAGACCGGCAAGGCCATGCGCCGCGCGGTGGATATTCTGGGCATTGACCAGAGCTTCCGGGCGCGTGTGCACCTGCTTGGCGCGCGTTCGCTCAAGGAATACCGGACCATGCTGCAACATTCCACCGCCCATGTGTATCTGGCGGCGCCGCATGTGTTTTCCACCGGTTTGCTTGAGGCCATGGCCTGCGGCTCACTGGTCGTGGCATCAGACACGCCTCCCGTGCGCGAAGTGGTGCAGGACGGCGTAAACGGCTTTTTGTGCGACTTCTGGGATCATGAAAACATGGCGCAAAAACTGGCCGATGTGCTGGCGCGGGCTCCGCAGCTGGGACATGTGCGGCGTAATGCGCGGCAGACTGTGCTGCGCTCGTATGACGCGGATGTGCAGACGCGCAGATTTATGGATCTGATCAGCGCAAGCATGAAGACCCGGGCAGAAGGCTGA
- a CDS encoding TolC family protein, which yields MKQIIWGALFSLLLATAATAAETGYPPPPPAGKPLSVEDSIYGVLRNHHNLRGMIENREVLDHEVTRAQAGFGPRVDVTGQAGGSVLSDSSTRSQNLDSQMWGKVGYSAQLVQPIWDGFATRSRVRTAKSTLESQKYRVFDTATSLSLDAIIAHIDLLRRRKIYELSEENVVHHKSLVGQAQDRASLGADTAADVTQAQSRLQRALSSLSEAKASLLVAEETYTRLTGLPAASRLQTVTMPPQLYPASQAVLEKAKKSNPKLAAYLQDIRASRAERELADAAFSPELNLEAGPNYTNLGGTSDRWVYSFDVMGVVRWNIFNSGADVAERRAASARMRQSRQVMYNFIDDLKLDVDSTWVNYLAAQEQYNHYSKAIEYNKYTRTAYIEQFQIGKRSILDVLDTESELYNSATQAETARGNILVGAYRLSALTGNMLPEMSINTGPLGHSAPKEPEDPREEFAPGWFN from the coding sequence GTGAAACAGATTATCTGGGGAGCACTTTTTTCCCTGCTTTTGGCAACGGCGGCCACTGCGGCTGAAACCGGTTATCCCCCACCCCCGCCAGCGGGGAAGCCGCTTTCGGTCGAGGACTCCATCTATGGAGTGCTGCGTAATCACCACAATCTGCGGGGCATGATCGAAAACCGTGAGGTGCTGGATCATGAGGTAACGCGCGCTCAGGCTGGCTTTGGCCCCCGCGTTGACGTTACAGGGCAGGCTGGCGGCAGCGTCTTGAGCGATTCAAGCACCCGCAGCCAGAATCTTGATTCGCAGATGTGGGGCAAGGTGGGCTATAGCGCCCAGCTTGTGCAACCCATATGGGATGGTTTTGCCACCCGTTCGCGCGTTCGCACTGCCAAATCCACTCTCGAATCCCAAAAATACCGCGTATTCGATACGGCTACATCGCTTTCTCTTGATGCGATTATCGCCCATATTGATTTGCTGCGCCGCAGAAAAATCTACGAGCTTTCCGAAGAAAACGTGGTCCACCACAAGTCTCTTGTGGGGCAGGCCCAGGATCGCGCCAGCCTTGGCGCGGACACTGCCGCAGACGTAACCCAGGCGCAGTCGCGCTTGCAGCGGGCGCTTTCAAGCCTTTCTGAAGCCAAGGCATCCCTGCTTGTGGCCGAGGAAACCTATACCCGGCTTACCGGCTTGCCAGCTGCCAGCCGCTTGCAGACCGTGACCATGCCGCCCCAGCTTTACCCCGCATCGCAGGCTGTTCTGGAAAAGGCAAAAAAAAGCAATCCCAAACTCGCCGCCTATTTGCAGGATATCCGTGCTTCGCGCGCCGAGCGTGAACTGGCGGATGCGGCCTTTTCTCCCGAGCTCAATCTTGAAGCAGGCCCTAACTATACCAATCTTGGCGGCACAAGTGATCGCTGGGTGTACAGTTTTGACGTCATGGGCGTTGTGCGCTGGAATATCTTCAACAGTGGGGCAGACGTGGCTGAACGCCGCGCCGCTTCAGCCCGCATGCGCCAGTCGCGTCAGGTGATGTACAATTTTATTGATGATCTCAAGCTGGATGTGGACAGCACCTGGGTCAACTATCTTGCTGCCCAGGAACAGTACAACCACTATTCCAAAGCCATAGAGTACAACAAGTACACGCGCACCGCCTATATTGAACAGTTCCAGATTGGTAAGCGCAGTATTCTGGACGTGCTGGATACAGAAAGTGAGCTGTACAATTCTGCAACCCAGGCAGAAACTGCCCGGGGCAATATTCTTGTGGGCGCATACAGGCTTTCGGCGCTCACGGGCAATATGCTGCCAGAAATGTCCATCAACACCGGCCCGCTTGGGCACAGCGCGCCCAAGGAACCGGAAGATCCCCGCGAGGAGTTCGCTCCTGGCTGGTTCAACTGA
- a CDS encoding HlyD family type I secretion periplasmic adaptor subunit, whose translation MQLPQKTMDMTGAENQPEHKAGAQCGTSKPDVLLPPGVEPSVFPQPGGMPGMPFGSHFSRPNIDAPLPAMPGSDNMLEPAADSGAAAPIGSGPDAGAGRLPDLDALMADLGQNAGDMQPMGLDAAAAKKKEPSNLELFLRQLLLGGEHEQHPDKSLRQSLHETVDRILGKGGQQGAGGMSGAQQQGNPGLFAAMDAPLRGLTPDDILFANEVDAALARRPKFGVRALSISVGAFFLCLIIWAAVASVDEVTHAEGSVVGSQRTQTIQNLEGGILRAVLVHEGQIVDKGAVLAQLDNEMAESAYRDAVNKAMENSLAIIRLEAEIKGDKPVFPENFDMWAEKVIGRRVEAGMLGRIHQIVQDQENAWHSRRDQLNAEIDVLQSQYVQRLHDVEELTARKVQLDRSLELSIEQKNTAYALVQRNNFSKLEYLGMQQKVVELQGQIDSLAATIPKAKAAADESKQRIASRRAEQIAAVTDEINKRRQELNSLRENLSAGRDRVTRTELRAPVRSTVKQIYISTVGGVVKPGEPIMDLVPLDDTLVVEAKVKPQDVAFLRPGQNVMVKVSAYDFSIYGGIEGKLESISADTIEDKRGEHFYLVKIRTQKNAIVYHNESLPIMPGMVVTADIMIGKKTVLDYLLKPILKAKQNALRER comes from the coding sequence ATGCAGTTGCCACAGAAAACTATGGATATGACCGGGGCTGAAAATCAGCCAGAACATAAAGCAGGGGCGCAATGCGGCACGTCAAAGCCCGATGTGCTCCTGCCCCCTGGCGTGGAGCCTTCGGTCTTTCCGCAGCCGGGCGGCATGCCGGGCATGCCCTTTGGCTCACATTTTTCACGGCCCAATATTGACGCGCCCCTGCCCGCCATGCCCGGCAGCGATAACATGCTGGAACCTGCCGCTGATTCTGGCGCAGCCGCCCCCATTGGGTCAGGCCCGGATGCTGGCGCTGGCCGATTACCTGATCTGGATGCGCTGATGGCCGATCTGGGCCAGAATGCCGGAGACATGCAGCCCATGGGGCTGGATGCTGCCGCCGCCAAAAAGAAAGAACCGAGCAATCTTGAGCTTTTTTTGCGTCAGTTGCTGCTGGGCGGGGAGCACGAACAACACCCGGATAAAAGCCTGCGGCAGTCGTTGCATGAAACTGTAGACAGAATTTTGGGCAAAGGCGGTCAGCAGGGAGCTGGCGGCATGTCGGGCGCTCAGCAGCAGGGCAATCCCGGCCTGTTCGCAGCCATGGACGCGCCCCTGCGCGGCCTGACGCCCGATGATATCCTTTTTGCCAACGAAGTGGACGCAGCCCTCGCCCGGCGGCCCAAGTTCGGCGTGCGCGCGCTGTCCATCAGCGTTGGCGCGTTTTTTTTGTGCCTGATCATTTGGGCGGCTGTTGCCAGCGTGGATGAAGTGACCCATGCGGAAGGTTCGGTTGTTGGTTCGCAGCGTACCCAGACCATCCAGAACCTTGAGGGCGGCATTCTGCGCGCAGTGCTTGTGCACGAAGGGCAGATTGTGGACAAGGGGGCGGTGCTGGCGCAACTGGACAATGAGATGGCCGAAAGCGCCTACCGCGACGCCGTAAACAAGGCCATGGAAAACAGCCTCGCCATCATCCGCCTTGAAGCCGAGATCAAGGGCGACAAGCCTGTTTTTCCAGAAAATTTTGACATGTGGGCAGAAAAAGTCATTGGCCGCAGGGTTGAGGCTGGCATGCTGGGGCGCATCCACCAGATCGTTCAGGATCAGGAAAATGCCTGGCACAGCCGCCGCGATCAGCTCAATGCGGAAATTGATGTTTTGCAGTCCCAGTATGTGCAGCGCCTGCATGATGTGGAAGAACTGACGGCCCGCAAGGTGCAGCTTGACCGCAGCCTCGAGCTTTCCATCGAGCAAAAGAATACTGCCTACGCCCTTGTGCAGCGCAACAACTTTTCCAAGCTGGAATACCTCGGCATGCAGCAAAAGGTTGTGGAATTGCAGGGCCAGATAGATTCTCTTGCCGCCACAATCCCCAAGGCCAAGGCCGCTGCGGACGAGTCCAAGCAGCGCATAGCATCCCGCAGGGCCGAGCAGATTGCGGCGGTTACTGACGAGATCAACAAACGCAGGCAGGAACTCAATTCACTGCGCGAAAATCTTTCGGCAGGGCGCGACCGCGTAACCCGCACAGAACTGCGCGCTCCTGTGCGCAGCACGGTCAAGCAGATATACATTTCCACCGTGGGCGGCGTGGTCAAACCCGGAGAACCCATCATGGACCTTGTGCCGCTTGACGACACACTGGTGGTGGAAGCCAAGGTCAAACCGCAGGATGTGGCCTTTCTGCGCCCTGGGCAGAATGTCATGGTCAAGGTTTCAGCCTATGATTTCTCCATTTACGGCGGGATTGAAGGCAAGCTTGAATCTATCAGCGCCGATACCATTGAAGACAAAAGGGGCGAGCATTTTTATCTTGTAAAGATCCGCACCCAGAAAAACGCCATTGTCTACCATAATGAATCTCTGCCCATTATGCCGGGCATGGTGGTGACGGCAGACATTATGATCGGCAAAAAAACCGTGCTGGATTATCTGCTCAAGCCCATTCTCAAGGCCAAGCAGAATGCCCTGCGCGAGCGGTAG
- a CDS encoding type I secretion system permease/ATPase — protein sequence MDTISADSEEKAQLTSPEQESGGSRAPQKKADTAPEQASSLAGHNSTQVPRAAPTMGPLRPSDVDFMPGLLRSLSVLMRLRGRVVSPHVLMAGLSGSKVTPQACLRAARKAGLAGRIAYRPDIADIPGLVLPCILLLSHDRSCVLTALDGDMAEVIFPETSESTQLVPVEALTDEYSGYALFAAVEAAPDDRSERLSIARGKRWFWDVLRYYAPIYRHVALASVVINLIAVGSPLFVMNVYDRVVPNNAIETLWVLASGICIIYMFNFLLSALRTHFVDVAGRNADIVLSSSLVEKVLSMRLDAKPESTGALVNNLREFEQLREFFSSSSLLACIDLPFLVIFLLLTAFIGGPMVLLSIGAMPIMIGIGLLLQHRSRMSAEASYKQNMQKNALLVEIVGGLETLKSCMAESRMQKLWESVVGLSARSNSESRKYNNLAVTSSMLITQLVTVAMVVWGVYRISDGLMTMGALIGCNILVGRTMAPLLQMASLLTRMQNSHVALKALDMLMMLPSENQAEKTCMDFGMLRPSFSLEGVSFAYPRQERLALEHVSLRIEPGERVGIIGPMGSGKSTLSKLLIGLYQPKEGAVKFGDVDIRQIPSMELRGRVGVLPQDVVLFYGSIRDNIALGDPTINDHLILRAASLAGVTDFLRNNPAGFAAQVGEQGKALSGGQRQAVALARALVRDPEVLILDEPTSNMDTDSELLLQKRLQSVIGGRTLVLVTHRLSMLRIVDRLIVMEGGQIKLDGPRDAVLQSLRDRSKKNVTNVQQTAPPKKSADAFAHAANA from the coding sequence ATGGATACAATTTCCGCGGATTCAGAAGAAAAGGCACAGCTCACATCACCTGAACAGGAATCCGGCGGCAGCCGGGCTCCGCAAAAAAAAGCAGACACGGCACCGGAGCAAGCCTCCAGCCTTGCAGGACACAACTCAACCCAGGTACCGCGCGCAGCGCCGACCATGGGGCCGTTGCGGCCTTCAGACGTGGACTTTATGCCCGGCTTGTTGCGCAGCCTTTCGGTCTTGATGCGCCTGCGCGGGCGGGTAGTGTCGCCGCATGTGCTCATGGCCGGGCTTTCGGGCAGCAAGGTAACGCCTCAGGCCTGCCTGCGGGCGGCCCGCAAGGCTGGGCTGGCCGGGCGTATCGCCTATCGCCCTGATATCGCAGATATCCCAGGCCTTGTGCTGCCGTGCATTCTGTTGCTCTCCCACGACCGTTCGTGCGTGCTCACAGCCCTTGACGGCGACATGGCCGAGGTGATTTTTCCCGAAACCAGCGAAAGCACGCAGTTGGTGCCAGTAGAGGCATTGACGGACGAATACTCCGGCTATGCGCTCTTTGCAGCAGTGGAAGCCGCGCCGGATGACCGTTCCGAACGTCTCAGTATTGCCCGAGGCAAGCGCTGGTTCTGGGATGTGCTGCGGTATTACGCGCCCATCTACAGGCACGTGGCCCTGGCCAGCGTGGTCATCAACCTCATTGCCGTGGGCAGCCCGCTGTTTGTCATGAATGTCTATGACCGTGTGGTTCCCAACAATGCCATAGAAACATTGTGGGTTCTGGCCAGCGGCATCTGCATTATCTACATGTTCAATTTTCTGCTTTCGGCGCTGCGCACGCATTTTGTGGATGTGGCGGGCCGCAATGCGGATATCGTTCTTTCCAGTTCGCTGGTGGAAAAGGTGCTTTCCATGCGGCTGGATGCCAAGCCCGAATCCACGGGGGCGCTGGTGAACAACCTGCGCGAATTTGAGCAGTTGCGCGAATTTTTCAGTTCCTCAAGTCTGCTTGCCTGCATTGACCTGCCTTTTCTGGTTATTTTTCTGCTGCTTACGGCCTTCATTGGCGGCCCTATGGTGCTGCTGTCCATTGGGGCAATGCCCATCATGATCGGCATTGGCCTGCTGCTTCAGCACCGTTCGCGCATGAGCGCCGAGGCCAGCTACAAGCAGAACATGCAAAAAAATGCTTTGCTGGTGGAAATTGTGGGCGGGCTGGAAACGCTCAAGTCCTGCATGGCCGAAAGCCGCATGCAGAAGCTGTGGGAATCTGTGGTAGGCCTTTCGGCCCGCTCCAACAGTGAATCCCGCAAGTATAACAATCTTGCGGTCACATCTTCCATGCTTATTACCCAGCTGGTTACTGTGGCCATGGTGGTGTGGGGCGTGTACCGCATATCTGATGGCCTCATGACCATGGGCGCGCTTATCGGCTGCAATATTCTGGTGGGGCGCACAATGGCTCCGCTGCTCCAGATGGCCTCCCTGCTGACCCGTATGCAGAATTCGCATGTGGCCCTCAAGGCGCTGGACATGCTGATGATGCTGCCTTCTGAAAATCAGGCGGAAAAAACCTGCATGGATTTTGGCATGCTGCGGCCTTCGTTCTCTCTTGAAGGCGTTTCATTTGCCTACCCCCGGCAGGAGCGCCTGGCTCTGGAGCATGTTTCACTACGCATTGAGCCTGGTGAGCGCGTGGGCATTATCGGGCCCATGGGATCAGGCAAAAGCACGCTGTCAAAGCTCCTCATCGGCCTTTACCAGCCCAAGGAAGGGGCGGTGAAGTTTGGCGACGTGGACATCAGGCAGATTCCCAGCATGGAACTGCGTGGCCGCGTGGGTGTACTGCCGCAGGATGTGGTGCTCTTTTACGGCAGCATTCGCGACAACATTGCCCTGGGGGACCCCACCATCAACGATCACCTCATTCTGCGCGCCGCCTCCCTGGCTGGCGTCACAGACTTTTTGCGCAACAATCCCGCTGGCTTTGCCGCGCAGGTGGGCGAGCAGGGCAAGGCGCTTTCTGGCGGGCAGCGTCAGGCGGTGGCCTTGGCGCGCGCTTTGGTGCGCGACCCTGAGGTGCTCATTCTGGACGAGCCCACCAGCAATATGGACACGGATTCAGAACTGCTGCTGCAAAAAAGGCTGCAATCGGTCATTGGCGGGCGCACCCTTGTGCTTGTGACCCACCGGCTCTCCATGCTGCGCATAGTGGATCGGCTCATTGTTATGGAAGGCGGACAGATCAAGCTGGACGGCCCTCGCGATGCTGTATTGCAGAGCCTGCGCGACCGCTCGAAAAAGAACGTGACCAATGTGCAGCAGACCGCCCCGCCGAAAAAGTCTGCGGACGCCTTTGCCCATGCCGCCAACGCCTGA
- a CDS encoding HD domain-containing phosphohydrolase: MAPQELTLPGVAQRNRKAALTMSALFVLALCLIFIFARWYLHDSRAQLLREMGQDMNSQASGKVALLTVWSGTLAGQVNIFVTQDMLRLFAAEVASAGVPATDMLQMARQSQNGAEADTMPPAGTASNSDPLKKIAPRLPLMVDYLSDFMEKNSFSGASLVNTDMQMYLAPEGVQPPDEEQRPYLQQALNSKQPVLMPVRRENGRLVMDMAFPIFAPLYVDSTGDRVVSLLLATYSVLPVTAAATGEAGNGSQYNTFILQSFGEKLQRIAPTEVSGVSDLPGWSLHDEKLPLGTRIDPGLPEGEREIYGLALPVPNLPWLVEQTLPVSRIDERFAGIKQNVVVASLIMAALVGGLLAALWWSLVSRNERAVAEQMHKLYLVVNQQKQIMDGVNSALSAGIVLNDLNGVIHYANQSFARLCGREKATELRGLKYSELDMELARSLVTHTLAVHRAGEPFSFAEALLVDGKLRYYLTSCTPFRDENGRLSGMVSVYSDMTDIAVAQQRSQQMVAQTVNAFVKAIEAVDTYLRGQSAFTAQLAVSLACGLGRNDAETLATLRTAANLSHVGMIQLPKDLLTKTGALSAQERALLQQHVEFAREALADIDFGLPVLEAITQMYERLDGSGYPLALNDGAICLNARILAVANTFCALMRPRSYREAHSTEDALNILSETPPKYDATVVGSLRAFLETEPGMVFLEHLLGDPQPNSA, encoded by the coding sequence ATGGCACCCCAAGAACTGACTCTCCCAGGCGTAGCCCAGCGCAACCGCAAGGCGGCGCTGACCATGTCGGCACTGTTTGTGCTGGCGCTCTGCCTGATTTTTATTTTTGCACGTTGGTATCTGCATGATTCGCGCGCCCAGCTGCTGCGTGAAATGGGACAGGACATGAACTCCCAGGCCTCGGGCAAGGTGGCCCTGCTCACCGTGTGGTCTGGCACCCTTGCCGGTCAGGTAAATATTTTTGTCACGCAGGATATGCTGCGGCTTTTCGCCGCAGAGGTTGCCAGTGCGGGTGTGCCCGCCACGGATATGCTGCAGATGGCCCGGCAAAGCCAGAATGGGGCCGAAGCGGATACGATGCCCCCGGCGGGCACTGCCAGCAACAGTGACCCCCTGAAAAAAATTGCCCCGCGCCTTCCGTTGATGGTCGACTATCTCAGCGACTTCATGGAGAAAAACAGCTTCAGCGGCGCGAGCCTGGTTAACACAGACATGCAGATGTACCTCGCCCCGGAAGGAGTGCAGCCGCCTGATGAGGAGCAGAGGCCCTATTTGCAGCAGGCCCTGAACAGCAAACAGCCTGTTCTCATGCCTGTGCGGCGTGAAAACGGCAGGCTTGTCATGGATATGGCCTTTCCCATTTTTGCGCCTTTGTATGTGGATTCAACCGGCGACAGGGTGGTTTCCCTGTTGCTGGCCACCTACAGCGTCTTGCCTGTAACCGCTGCGGCAACGGGCGAAGCGGGCAATGGCAGCCAGTACAATACATTTATTCTTCAATCCTTTGGTGAAAAGCTGCAACGCATTGCACCTACCGAAGTGTCGGGCGTGTCAGATTTGCCCGGCTGGTCGCTGCATGATGAAAAACTGCCGCTTGGCACACGTATTGATCCCGGCCTGCCGGAAGGCGAGCGCGAGATATACGGGCTTGCCCTGCCCGTGCCCAACCTGCCCTGGCTTGTGGAGCAAACCTTGCCCGTGAGCCGTATTGATGAAAGATTTGCCGGCATAAAGCAGAACGTTGTTGTGGCTTCACTGATCATGGCTGCGCTGGTTGGCGGCCTGCTGGCCGCCCTGTGGTGGAGCCTTGTGAGCCGTAACGAGCGCGCCGTGGCGGAGCAGATGCACAAGCTCTATCTGGTGGTCAACCAGCAAAAGCAGATCATGGACGGCGTAAATTCCGCCCTGTCGGCAGGCATCGTGCTCAACGACCTGAACGGCGTCATCCATTACGCCAACCAGAGCTTTGCCCGTTTGTGCGGCAGGGAAAAAGCCACGGAACTGCGCGGGCTGAAATATTCCGAGCTGGATATGGAGCTTGCCCGCAGCCTTGTAACCCACACGCTGGCCGTACACAGGGCGGGTGAACCCTTCAGCTTTGCCGAAGCCCTTCTGGTGGATGGCAAGCTGCGCTATTACCTTACCTCCTGCACTCCGTTTCGGGATGAAAACGGGCGCCTCTCGGGCATGGTCTCCGTGTACAGCGACATGACGGATATTGCTGTGGCGCAGCAGCGTTCGCAGCAGATGGTCGCCCAGACCGTCAACGCTTTCGTCAAGGCCATCGAGGCCGTTGACACCTATCTGCGCGGGCAGTCGGCCTTTACGGCGCAACTGGCGGTTTCTCTGGCCTGCGGGCTTGGCCGCAACGATGCGGAAACCCTTGCCACCCTGCGCACGGCAGCCAATCTTTCGCATGTGGGCATGATCCAGCTGCCCAAGGATCTGCTCACCAAGACAGGCGCACTCTCGGCGCAGGAACGGGCTTTGCTGCAACAGCATGTGGAATTTGCCCGCGAGGCCCTGGCAGACATCGACTTTGGCCTGCCGGTGCTGGAGGCCATCACCCAGATGTACGAGCGCCTGGACGGCAGCGGCTATCCCCTTGCCCTGAATGATGGGGCCATCTGTCTGAACGCCCGTATTCTGGCGGTTGCCAATACCTTCTGCGCGCTTATGCGGCCACGCTCCTACCGCGAGGCGCACAGTACGGAAGATGCCCTGAATATTCTGTCCGAAACTCCGCCCAAGTATGACGCCACCGTTGTTGGCTCTTTGCGGGCTTTTCTGGAAACAGAGCCGGGTATGGTTTTTCTGGAGCATTTGCTTGGCGATCCGCAGCCAAACAGCGCCTAA